The following coding sequences lie in one Lolium perenne isolate Kyuss_39 chromosome 2, Kyuss_2.0, whole genome shotgun sequence genomic window:
- the LOC127335456 gene encoding uncharacterized protein isoform X1, translating to MAMLRSAIRLAFRQSAPAPRFFGNVGRRNPASTITSKRNYFNSSEYDFVKEDFTDPWNAVDFLIGGFGFAIGLLFYHNLKTSRYNTAHYVQKSTSDTGHYGQEKAEKKELSEVSMSN from the exons ATGGCGATGCTCCGATCTGCTATTCGTCTCGCTTTCCGGCAGTCGGCGCCGGCCCCTCGCTTCTTCGGGAACGTTGGCCGCCGCAACCCTGCATCCACGATCACATCGAAA CGGAATTATTTCAACAGTAGCGAGTATGACTTTGTGAAGGAAGACTTTACGGACCCCTG GAATGCAGTAGACTTTTTAATTGGTGGCTTTGGTTTTGCCATAGGGCTTTTGTTCTATCACAATTTGAAAACATCCAGGTACAATACGGCACACTATGTACAGAAATCCACTTCTGATACTGGTCATTATGGACAGGAGAAAGCGGAGAAAAAAGAATTGTCAGAAGTGTCCATGTCTAACTGA
- the LOC127335456 gene encoding uncharacterized protein isoform X2: MAMLRSAIRLAFRQSAPAPRFFGNVGRRNPASTITSKRNYFNSSEYDFVKEDFTDPWNAVDFLIGGFGFAIGLLFYHNLKTSRRGGHSGRWGERLEN, encoded by the exons ATGGCGATGCTCCGATCTGCTATTCGTCTCGCTTTCCGGCAGTCGGCGCCGGCCCCTCGCTTCTTCGGGAACGTTGGCCGCCGCAACCCTGCATCCACGATCACATCGAAA CGGAATTATTTCAACAGTAGCGAGTATGACTTTGTGAAGGAAGACTTTACGGACCCCTG GAATGCAGTAGACTTTTTAATTGGTGGCTTTGGTTTTGCCATAGGGCTTTTGTTCTATCACAATTTGAAAACATCCAG ACGAGGAGGACATTCAGGAAGGTGGGGAGAGAGATTAGAAAACTAA
- the LOC127335457 gene encoding ergosterol biosynthetic protein 28, translated as MAERKGVPALGWWLMLVGSLRLASVWFGFFNIWALRVAVFSQADMSEIHGRTFGVWTLLTCTLCFLCALNLDNRPLYIATFLSFIYALGHFLTEYLIYHTMAVANLSTVGFFAGTSIVWMLLQWNSHGDSRGSHAVKQS; from the exons ATGGCGGAGAGGAAGGGCGTGCCGGCGCTCGGGTGGtggctgatgctggtcggctccctcCGCCTCGCCTCCGTCTGGTTCGGCTTCTTCAACATCTGGGCGCTCCGCGTCGCCGTCTTCTCCCAGGCTGATA TGTCTGAGATACATGGTCGCACTTTCGGGGTCTGGACACTTCTGACCTGCACGCTGTGTTTTCTGTGTGCGCTAAACCTCGACAACAGGCCTCTGTACATAGCCACCTTCCTGTCATTCATCTACGCCCTCGGCCACTTTCTCACTGAGTACTTGATATACCATACCATGGCTGTGGCAAATCTCAGTACAGTCGGCTTCTTTGCAG GGACATCGATTGTATGGATGCTGCTCCAGTGGAATTCTCATGGGGATTCCCGCGGTTCTCACGCAGTTAAGCAGTCATGA
- the LOC127335458 gene encoding xylulose kinase 2, producing the protein MADGDDRCSVLLPSGSFFLGFDCSTQSLKATVLDAGLAIVAHDAVHFDSELPHYGTEGGVRRDPAEPGRIVSPPLMWAEALDLLLHKLKPKVDYGRVAAVSGSAQQHGSVYWAHGAGAALASLDPADGLATQLAAALAAPESPVWMDGSTTAQCREVEAALGGALALAAMTGCRAHERCTGPQIRKMFQTRRRVYDGTERISLVSSFMASLLIGGYSCIDQTDGAGMNLMDIQTRQLREDALEATAPDLEMKIGKLVPAHEIAGTVAPYFVQRFQFTRKCLVVQWSGDNPNSLAGLTLSSPGDLAISLGTSDTVFGITDMPEPSLDGNILPNPVDPKTYMVMLCYKNGSLTREDIRDRYAEKSWDVFNNFLEQTDPLNGGKLGFYYKEQEILPPLPVGYHRYIVDTLTSGSSAETARHQTDEFDPLSEVRAVIEGQFLSMKGHAERCGLPVPPKRIIATGGASSNRAILKIMASIFGCPVYTVQRPDSASLGAALRAAHGWLFKQQGDFVPISRLYSGRLETTSLSMKLAVPFGDCQGDAELLNNYKLLLNKRLEIEQELVERFGRRTCAK; encoded by the exons ATGGCGGATGGCGACGATCGCTGCTCCGTCCTCCTCCCGAGCGGCTCCTTTTTCCTCGGGTTTGATTGCTCCACGCA GTCGCTCAAAGCCACGGTGCTGGACGCCGGCCTCGCAATCGTCGCCCACGACGCCGTCCACTTCGACTCCGAGCTGCCGCACTACGGCACCGAGGGCGGCGTCCGCCGGGACCCGGCGGAGCCGGGCCGCATCGTGTCGCCGCCGCTGATGTGGGCCGAGGCCCTGGACCTGCTCCTCCACAAACTGAAGCCCAAGGTGGACTACGGCCGCGTGGCCGCCGTCTCCGGCAGCGCGCAGCAGCACGGCAGCGTCTACTGGGCGCACGGCGCCGGCGCGGCGCTCGCCTCCCTGGACCCGGCCGATGGCCTGGCGACGCAGCTCGCGGCCGCGCTCGCCGCGCCGGAGTCGCCCGTGTGGATGGACGGCAGCACCACGGCGCAGTGCCGGGAGGTCGAGGCCGCCCTGGGAGGCGCGCTGGCGCTGGCCGCCATGACGGGGTGCCGGGCGCACGAGAGGTGTACTGGCCCGCAGATAAGGAAGATGTTCCAGACCAGGCGGCGCGTCTACGACGGCACCGAGAGGATCTCGCTTGTCAGCTCGTTCATGGCGTCGCTGCTCATCGGTGGCTACTCCTGCATCGACCAGACCGACGGCGCGGGGATGAACTTGATGGACATCCAGACGCGCCAGCTGCGCGAAGATGCCCTTGAG GCTACAGCTCCAGATTTAGAGATGAAGATTGGGAAGCTAGTACCAGCGCATGAAATAGCTGGAACTGTAGCTCCTTATTTTGTTCAGAG ATTTCAGTTTACAAGAAAATGTCTGGTCGTTCAGTGGTCAGGGGACAATCCCAATAGCCTTGCAG GATTAACTTTGAGCAGTCCTGGTGATCTAGCAATCAGCCTTGGAACGAGTGATACA GTATTTGGGATAACTGATATGCCTGAACCATCCCTTGATGGAAACATCCTTCCTAATCCAGTTGACCCCAAGACCTACATGGTTATGCTTTGCTATAAAAATGGATCTCTAACACGAGAAG ATATTCGCGATCGTTATGCCGAGAAATCATGGGATGTGTTCAACAACTTCCTTGAGCAAACAGACCCCTTAAATG GAGGAAAACTGGGATTTTACTACAAGGAACAAGAGATCCTTCCACCGCTCCCAG TTGGGTATCACCGTTACATTGTCGACACCTTAACCAGTGGATCTTCAGCTGAGACTGCACGACATCAAACAGATGAGTTTGATCCTCTGTCAGAG GTTCGTGCGGTAATAGAAGGCCAGTTCCTCTCGATGAAGGGCCATGCTGAGAGATGCGGCCTGCCGGTGCCTCCGAAGCGGATTATAGCAACCGGTGGGGCATCGTCAAACCGAGCCATTCTCAAGATCATGGCATCCATTTTCGGCTGTCCAGTTTACACTGTTCAGAGACCAG ACTCTGCCTCTCTGGGTGCTGCTCTGAGAGCAGCCCATGGGTGGCTTTTTAAGCAGCAAGGTGACTTTGTGCCCATCTCACGCCTGTACTCAGGCCGATTGGAGACAACATCGCTCAGCATGAAGCTGGCTGTTCCATTTGGGGATTGCCAGGGGGACGCTGAGCTCCTGAACAACTACAAGTTATTGTTGAATAAGAGGCTGGAGATTGAGCAGGAGCTTGTCGAGAGGTTTGGTCGTCGTACCTGTGCGAAGTAG
- the LOC127335459 gene encoding uncharacterized protein — MPPKSKAAAAAAAAEPVSVEDLFSALHRHIEAGQFPQAVKVADQVLAVAPGDEDAVRCKVVAHIKSDNTDRALAAIRAADRLPIDLSYYKAYCYYRQNKLQEALEILNGQEETAAVLQLESQIYYRLARMTDCLNSYEKLQKYKIDSVDLNVNTIAALVAAGRASEVHAAMKAQKVDLTTRALRDARSFELAYNSACTLIENKKYSEAKEQLDLAKRIGKEELMVEDYAEEEIEYELAPVSAQLAYVQQLQGQTQEAMETYVNMTNKKSGDPSSLAVATTNLISLKGTKDAADSLRKLDQLVEKSTAPNQLQLIESLEFKLPPRKKEALYSARVLLLLHANKIDQAHELVSGLLGMFQDSIFPILLQAAVHVREKKVQKAEEVLSRYAEKHPDNSKEVLLALAQIAASANHFQIAADSLSKISDIQHMPATVATLVALKERLSDSNGAASVLDSAIQWWKNAMTEDNKLDVFMREAASFKLNHGRDEEACQLYEELVKSYGSTEALAGLVATSARTDLEKAELYEKKLKPLPGLKGINVESLEKTSGARHVDQAVKVDVPEEVKKQKAKKRKRKPKYPKNFDPANPGPPPDPERWLPKRERSSYRPKRNKRGTQVRGAQGSVSKHDAAATNVGGASSKASQSTTSAKAPEPPKGSNKSRNKKSRR; from the exons ATGCCGCCCAAATCGAAggccgcggcggcggccgccgccgcggaGCCAGTCTCCGTCGAGGACCTCTTCTCGGCGCTCCACCGTCACATCGAGGCCGGCCAGTTTCCGCAGGCCGTCAAGGTCGCCGACCAAG TTCTCGCGGTGGCGCCGGGCGACGAGGACGCGGTGCGATGCAAGGTGGTGGCGCACATCAAGTCCGACAACACGGACAGGGCGCTCGCGGCCATCCGCGCCGCCGACCGCCTCCCCATCGATCTCAGCTACTACAAG GCATACTGCTACTACAGGCAGAACAAATTGCAAGAAGCTCTGGAGATATTGAATGGCCAAGAAGAAACAGCTGCTGTTCTCCAGTTAGAATCCCAGATCTATTACCGACTAGCAAGAATGACTGATTGCTTGAATAGCTATGAGAAGCTTCAAAAATATAAGATTGACTCAGTGGATCTAAATGTAAATACCATTGCTGCTCTGGTTGCAGCTGGAAGGGCTTCTGAAGTACATGCAGCCATGAAGGCGCAAAAGGTTGATCTTACCACTAGAGCGCTCAGAGATGCTAGGAGCTTTGAGCTTGCATATAATTCTGCTTGCACCTTGATAGAAAATAAGAAGTATTCAGAAGCTAAAGAGCAGCTGGACTTGGCGAAAAG AATTGGGAAGGAGGAGCTTATGGTGGAAGATTATGCAGAAGAGGAGATTGAATACGAATTAGCTCCTGTATCTGCTCAGCTTGCTTATGTACAGCAG TTACAAGGACAGACTCAAGAAGCTATGGAAACCTATGTTAATATGACAAACAAGAAATCAGGAGATCCCTCATCACTTGCTGTGGCAACAACTAACCTTATATCATTGAAAGGTACAAAGGATGCTGCTGATAGCTTGAGGAAGCTTGACCAGCTTGTTGAGAAGTCTACAGCTCCAAACCAGTTGCAACTTATTGAGAGCCTTGAATTCAAGTTACCCCCAAGGAAAAAAGAAGCCCTGTATTCTGCTCGCGTTCTCTTACTCCTCCATGCAAATAAAATTGACCAG GCACATGAGTTGGTCAGTGGACTGCTTGGCATGTTTCAAGACAGCATATTCCCTATTTTACTTCAAGCTGCAGTTCACGTGAGAGAAAAGAAGGTCCAGAAAGCTGAAGAAGTTCTTAGCCGTTATGCTGAGAAGCATCCTGATAATTCTAAAGAAGTCCTCCTTGCACTTGCCCAGATTGCTGCCAGTGCAAATCATTTTCAAATTGCTGCTGACTCGCTGTCTAAAATATCTGACATCCAGCACATGCCTGCAACAGTTGCTACACTAGTAGCTCTAAAAGAGCGTCTAAGTGACTCTAATGGTGCTGCTTCTGTGCTTGATTCTGCTATCCAGTGGTGGAAGAATGCCATGACAGAGGATAACAAGTTAGATGTGTTCATGCGGGAGGCTGCTTCATTTAAGCTCAATCATGGGCGTGATGAAGAGGCCTGTCAACTGTATGAGGAACTTGTGAAGAGCTATGGGAGCACGGAAGCGTTGGCTGGGTTAGTTGCAACTTCAGCTCGCACAGACCTTGAGAAAGCTGAGCTATATGAGAAGAAGCTGAAACCATTGCCTGGTCTTAAGGGAATTAACGTGGAGAGTCTGGAGAAGACATCTGGTGCAAGACATGTAGACCAAGCCGTGAAGGTGGATGTTCCTGAGGAAGTGAAGAAGCAAAAGgctaagaagaggaagaggaagcctAAATATCCAAAGAACTTTGATCCAGCAAACCCTGGGCCGCCCCCAGATCCTGAGAGGTGGCTTCCCAAGAGGGAGAGATCGAGTTACCGTCCAAAGAGGAATAAGAGGGGGACTCAGGTCAGAGGTGCCCAAGGTTCTGTGAGTAAGCATGATGCAGCTGCCACCAATGTAGGTGGTGCCTCTTCGAAAGCAAGCCAATCCACCACCTCGGCAAAGGCTCCAGAACCACCGAagggctccaacaagtcccgaaaTAAAAAGTCAAGGAGATAG